A stretch of Candidatus Kryptoniota bacterium DNA encodes these proteins:
- a CDS encoding PTS sugar transporter subunit IIA — protein sequence MKISDILQEEFVSTRLPGKSKEEVLNSIIDLLRGSKKIKDLDKVRDAIFEREKIMSTGVGKGFAIPHGKTDAVNDIVAAFAVTSEPVDFQSLDGEPVRLLFLLVGRDNMVGPHIKLLSRISRLMNKDDFRKKLLSAKNPVEIVQLFKEEETSYFDI from the coding sequence ATGAAAATTAGCGACATATTACAGGAAGAGTTTGTCTCGACTAGACTGCCCGGCAAGTCCAAGGAAGAAGTACTTAATTCGATCATAGATCTTCTCAGGGGTTCGAAAAAGATAAAAGACCTCGATAAAGTGCGCGACGCAATTTTCGAGCGCGAGAAAATCATGTCGACAGGCGTCGGGAAGGGATTCGCGATTCCGCATGGCAAGACCGATGCAGTAAACGATATAGTCGCTGCGTTTGCGGTAACAAGTGAGCCTGTCGACTTTCAGTCCCTTGACGGTGAGCCGGTCCGACTGCTCTTCCTTCTCGTGGGGAGGGATAACATGGTCGGGCCACACATAAAACTTCTCAGCCGTATCTCCAGGCTTATGAACAAAGACGATTTCAGGAAGAAACTACTGAGCGCAAAAAACCCCGTGGAAATAGTTCAACTCTTCAAAGAGGAAGAGACAAGCTACTTCGATATCTGA
- a CDS encoding sugar phosphate nucleotidyltransferase has translation MSRMLKGVIMAGGFGTRLRPLTSKIPKPMVPIMNKPMIEHIVHLLVKHGIKDIVVLVFYHPNVIRNFLKDGSQFGASIQYMKAEADYGTAGSVRNAYDLFRGSRTLVISGDVLTDCDLTAAVKFHETKKSKATLVLTRVSDPLQYGVVITEESGRIARFLEKPTWGEVFSDTVNTGIYVVEPDVIEMIPYREEYDFSKDLFPLMLKQKMPLFGYAAEGYWRDVGNLNEYVEAHLDCLDDKVSVKLEGRSIPLDGSKIVAPEGSELPESLVVRGTVVIGKNVTIGESVELSDTVIGDDSTIDSHSVIQKSILWNGVTVGERSRITGDVIGSNTIIGERVTIEENVFISDDCIIGRRAHIRPNVKLWPKKVVDAGATLSRSLVWEDKWLSAIFSDARVTGTSNIEMHPEFASKLGAAFGSLLGPGKYVVCSRDSDTVSRMINRAMIVGFMSAGANVYDLRSEPIPIVRHELRSGRSAGGIHVRKSPFDSDLTDIIFFDGDGRDLSISKVKAVERLFYGEEFARAPHDQVGDIFFPERTNESYREDFIKSLEIEKIRARKFNVVIDYAHGVASTLFPTIVGSLNARVVALNAYLDPKRLTRSQKQLDSDLKQLGDIVRSLNYDYGFMFDAGSEKLFAVDEHGSFIEEDRLLSLITKLFTIVEPTAKRIAVPFSASREIDLIAEECGVEVVRTKASHQALMNAAYEGGFDFVGGTKGGFIFPKFMFASDAMFSVAKIMEMSAKSGLSLSQLDAMVPRLHMIKKNVDCPWSAKGSIMRKLIDITKNENRETLDGIKVHFDDGTWIHLLPDKERALFHINAESENIETAQTVLDSFESKILKWLSGWAEGGKEESK, from the coding sequence ATGAGTCGAATGTTAAAAGGCGTGATCATGGCAGGCGGATTCGGTACGCGTCTCCGCCCGCTGACGAGCAAGATCCCGAAACCGATGGTACCGATCATGAATAAACCTATGATTGAACACATCGTGCACTTGCTCGTCAAACACGGAATAAAGGACATCGTCGTTCTGGTTTTTTATCATCCAAACGTCATCAGAAATTTTCTCAAAGACGGCAGCCAATTCGGGGCGTCAATCCAGTACATGAAAGCCGAAGCGGACTACGGTACGGCAGGTAGTGTCCGAAACGCTTACGATCTGTTTCGTGGATCGCGAACTCTCGTAATAAGCGGAGACGTTCTGACGGATTGCGATCTCACAGCGGCCGTGAAGTTCCATGAGACAAAGAAGTCGAAGGCTACCCTGGTGCTCACAAGAGTGAGCGACCCGCTTCAATATGGTGTGGTAATAACGGAAGAATCGGGAAGGATTGCTCGCTTCCTCGAAAAGCCGACCTGGGGAGAGGTATTCAGCGATACCGTTAACACGGGAATCTACGTTGTCGAGCCCGACGTAATCGAAATGATACCTTACCGGGAAGAGTACGACTTCAGCAAAGATCTCTTTCCATTAATGTTGAAACAGAAGATGCCTCTCTTCGGATATGCCGCGGAGGGATATTGGAGGGATGTCGGAAACCTGAACGAGTACGTCGAGGCGCATCTCGACTGCCTCGACGATAAAGTCTCCGTTAAGCTCGAAGGAAGGTCCATACCGTTAGACGGATCGAAAATCGTGGCGCCCGAAGGAAGCGAGCTCCCCGAAAGTCTCGTGGTCAGGGGCACAGTTGTCATCGGGAAAAACGTGACGATAGGAGAATCGGTTGAACTTTCGGACACGGTCATAGGAGACGATTCGACCATAGATTCTCATTCCGTGATTCAAAAAAGTATTCTTTGGAACGGTGTGACAGTCGGCGAGAGGTCGAGAATTACAGGCGATGTAATCGGGAGCAACACCATCATCGGTGAGCGCGTGACGATAGAAGAGAATGTTTTCATTAGCGACGACTGTATTATCGGACGACGCGCTCATATCCGTCCCAATGTGAAATTGTGGCCGAAGAAGGTTGTAGATGCAGGCGCGACCCTGTCGAGGAGTCTTGTCTGGGAAGACAAATGGCTCTCTGCAATATTCAGCGACGCTCGCGTGACCGGGACATCGAACATAGAGATGCATCCAGAATTTGCGTCGAAGCTCGGTGCCGCCTTCGGTTCCCTGTTAGGCCCAGGCAAGTATGTCGTCTGCAGCAGGGACTCAGATACAGTCAGTCGAATGATAAATCGTGCCATGATAGTCGGATTCATGTCGGCCGGTGCGAATGTGTACGACCTGAGAAGCGAGCCGATCCCGATAGTCCGTCACGAACTCAGGAGCGGCCGCTCTGCCGGCGGAATTCATGTGAGGAAGAGCCCGTTCGATTCCGATCTCACGGACATAATATTCTTCGACGGTGACGGGCGCGATCTCTCCATCAGCAAGGTGAAGGCAGTTGAGAGATTGTTTTATGGTGAGGAATTTGCAAGAGCACCTCACGATCAGGTTGGAGACATCTTTTTCCCTGAAAGGACGAATGAAAGTTATAGGGAAGACTTCATAAAATCACTCGAGATCGAGAAGATCAGAGCAAGAAAGTTCAACGTTGTCATCGACTACGCGCATGGCGTTGCTTCTACTTTGTTTCCTACCATCGTCGGCTCGCTCAATGCACGGGTCGTGGCGCTGAACGCTTATCTCGATCCGAAGAGGCTTACGAGATCTCAAAAGCAGCTAGACAGTGATTTGAAGCAGTTAGGAGACATCGTCAGGTCTCTCAATTACGATTATGGATTCATGTTCGATGCGGGCTCTGAAAAATTGTTCGCCGTGGACGAACACGGGAGCTTCATCGAAGAGGATCGGCTCCTTTCGCTCATTACGAAGCTCTTCACTATAGTTGAGCCTACCGCAAAGCGCATCGCGGTTCCCTTCTCCGCTTCGCGTGAAATTGACCTCATCGCGGAGGAATGCGGCGTCGAAGTTGTCCGCACGAAGGCCTCACACCAGGCGCTCATGAACGCCGCCTACGAAGGAGGATTTGATTTCGTAGGAGGTACTAAGGGTGGATTCATTTTCCCAAAGTTCATGTTTGCCAGCGATGCAATGTTTTCAGTGGCGAAGATCATGGAGATGAGCGCAAAGTCGGGCTTGAGTCTCTCTCAGCTCGACGCGATGGTGCCCAGACTACACATGATCAAGAAGAACGTCGATTGCCCGTGGAGTGCAAAAGGGAGCATCATGCGGAAACTCATCGACATTACCAAGAACGAAAATCGAGAGACTCTCGACGGCATCAAGGTTCACTTCGACGACGGAACATGGATCCATCTCCTTCCTGACAAGGAGCGGGCTCTGTTCCACATAAATGCCGAGTCGGAGAACATAGAAACCGCACAAACAGTGCTGGATAGCTTCGAATCAAAGATTCTGAAATGGCTTTCAGGTTGGGCTGAGGGCGGCAAGGAGGAGTCTAAGTGA
- the pyrR gene encoding bifunctional pyr operon transcriptional regulator/uracil phosphoribosyltransferase PyrR: MRVTSKVADAQQLGRTITRLAHEIIEHNKGAANVCVIGIKTRGDILAKRMAEKISEIEKIEVPLGTLDITLYRDDVRQKLKLPELKRTEVPFDITDKNVVLVDDVLFTGRTIRSALDALIDIGRPNTIQLAVLVDRGHRELPISADYVGKNLPTAINESVVVHLSEIDGSDEILLLSDRISSGEENAARN; encoded by the coding sequence ATGAGAGTCACCTCAAAAGTCGCAGATGCTCAACAACTTGGCAGAACGATCACGCGTCTGGCTCACGAAATAATCGAGCACAATAAAGGTGCTGCAAATGTCTGTGTGATCGGTATAAAAACCCGCGGCGATATTCTTGCGAAGAGAATGGCGGAGAAGATTTCTGAAATTGAAAAGATCGAAGTCCCGCTCGGGACTCTGGATATTACGCTCTACCGGGACGACGTCCGCCAGAAACTAAAGCTGCCGGAGTTGAAACGAACTGAAGTGCCCTTTGATATCACGGACAAGAATGTGGTTCTGGTGGACGATGTGCTTTTTACGGGTAGGACGATCAGGTCCGCACTCGACGCGCTGATAGATATCGGCAGGCCGAACACGATCCAGCTCGCTGTCCTTGTCGACAGGGGACACAGAGAGCTTCCGATAAGCGCCGATTATGTGGGGAAGAATTTGCCTACTGCAATTAACGAATCGGTCGTTGTCCATTTGTCGGAAATTGATGGAAGCGACGAGATTCTCCTGCTATCTGACAGAATTAGTTCGGGAGAGGAAAATGCCGCAAGGAATTAA
- a CDS encoding aspartate carbamoyltransferase catalytic subunit, with protein sequence MPQGIKNLLGLRDLPVESIVEILDTARSFREVLERPIKKVPTLQGTTVVNLFFENSTRTRISFELAERRLSADVVNFTSSASSVSKGETLKDTARNIEAMKTDIVVIRHSSTGAPHFLSRLLKSPVINAGDGINEHPTQGLLDMFTMREKFGDLKDLHVCIVGDIAHSRVARSNIFGLTKMGAQVAVCGPKTLIPCYLDRLGVKTFYNIDEALAWADVLNVLRIQLEREAGGDFPSIREYRLYWGINRNRLKAAGKQIVIMHPGPINRGVELDAEIADGDTSLILDQVTNGVAIRMAVLYLTGVKPS encoded by the coding sequence ATGCCGCAAGGAATTAAGAATCTGCTGGGTCTTCGAGACCTGCCCGTGGAATCCATAGTTGAGATACTTGACACAGCCAGAAGTTTTCGGGAAGTGCTCGAAAGACCAATAAAGAAAGTCCCGACATTGCAGGGCACAACCGTTGTGAATCTATTCTTCGAGAACTCTACCAGGACGAGAATTTCATTTGAGCTTGCTGAAAGAAGACTGAGTGCCGACGTCGTAAACTTCACCTCCAGCGCCAGCAGCGTTTCCAAGGGCGAGACATTGAAGGACACAGCGAGGAATATTGAAGCCATGAAGACAGACATCGTAGTGATACGACATTCTTCGACAGGGGCGCCTCATTTTCTCTCGCGACTGTTGAAATCTCCGGTTATCAATGCGGGCGATGGGATAAATGAGCACCCGACGCAAGGACTCCTCGACATGTTCACGATGCGTGAAAAGTTCGGCGACCTTAAAGACTTACACGTCTGTATCGTGGGGGACATCGCTCATAGCAGGGTTGCGAGGTCGAACATTTTCGGTCTGACCAAGATGGGTGCCCAGGTCGCCGTCTGTGGTCCGAAGACGCTCATACCATGCTACCTCGACAGACTCGGAGTCAAGACTTTCTATAACATCGACGAGGCACTTGCATGGGCAGATGTGCTGAACGTTTTGAGAATTCAGCTTGAGAGAGAAGCGGGAGGCGACTTCCCATCGATACGAGAGTACAGGCTCTACTGGGGAATCAATCGTAATCGACTGAAAGCCGCGGGGAAGCAGATCGTCATCATGCACCCGGGCCCCATAAACCGCGGAGTCGAGCTTGACGCTGAGATTGCGGACGGCGACACATCGCTCATTCTCGACCAGGTCACCAACGGCGTTGCGATAAGAATGGCAGTCCTTTATTTGACAGGAGTAAAACCTTCATGA
- a CDS encoding dihydroorotase → MKILLKNARVIDPSSNMDGVFDIFIVDGTIQEIGASLGGNPVNYDINLKGKFVTPGLFDMHTHLREPGFEYKEDIMSGTAAAAEGGFTAIAAMANTDPVVDSADVVKYVIESSKRFGLVNVYQIAAITEGRKGQRLSEMKDLKEAGAIAFSDDGSAVANSHVMRLALEYTSMLGMTLIQHCEDHDLTGSGSANESAETISYGLKTQHRLAEELILQRDIKLLEAFGGKYHATHLSTAGSVKAVADAKKKGLPITCDVTPHHLFLDDSVLSTYDSDYKVNPPLRTVEDRDALVAALKDGTVDAIASDHAPHGLHEKEVEFDTAPYGMIGLETTLGAVMTKLYHEKILRMEEIVRLLSSQPRKILGLPIPGFSRGSRADMTIIDPEYEWVVDPEKFKSKSRNTGFKGWHFKGSAVGIINGDKFYLSDRLT, encoded by the coding sequence ATGAAAATTCTGCTGAAGAATGCCAGGGTAATCGATCCCTCGAGCAACATGGACGGAGTATTCGATATCTTCATCGTCGACGGGACCATTCAGGAAATCGGAGCTTCGCTTGGCGGTAATCCTGTGAACTATGATATCAATCTCAAAGGAAAATTCGTGACTCCGGGTTTGTTCGATATGCACACTCATCTGAGAGAACCGGGATTCGAGTATAAAGAGGACATAATGTCCGGAACTGCCGCCGCTGCCGAAGGAGGGTTCACCGCGATTGCGGCCATGGCGAACACCGATCCAGTGGTCGACTCGGCTGATGTAGTCAAATACGTAATCGAGAGCTCGAAGCGATTCGGGTTAGTCAACGTTTACCAGATTGCCGCGATCACCGAAGGAAGAAAGGGACAGCGGCTTTCGGAAATGAAAGATCTCAAGGAAGCGGGAGCGATCGCATTCAGCGACGATGGGTCCGCGGTTGCGAATTCCCACGTCATGAGACTCGCGCTTGAATACACTTCGATGCTTGGGATGACATTGATTCAACATTGCGAGGACCACGATCTCACCGGGTCAGGTTCGGCAAATGAGAGTGCAGAGACGATAAGTTACGGTCTCAAAACACAGCACCGGCTGGCTGAAGAACTTATTCTTCAGCGGGATATCAAGCTCCTTGAAGCCTTCGGAGGGAAATACCACGCCACACATCTTTCGACTGCAGGCTCCGTGAAGGCGGTGGCTGACGCGAAGAAAAAGGGATTACCTATTACCTGCGACGTCACGCCTCATCATCTTTTTCTGGACGATTCGGTTCTTTCTACATACGATTCGGACTACAAAGTAAATCCGCCATTGAGAACCGTGGAAGACAGGGATGCCCTCGTGGCCGCTCTGAAAGATGGAACGGTCGACGCGATCGCCAGCGATCACGCACCGCATGGTCTCCATGAGAAAGAAGTAGAATTTGACACCGCGCCGTACGGCATGATCGGACTTGAGACTACCCTCGGCGCGGTTATGACAAAACTGTACCACGAAAAAATTCTTCGTATGGAGGAAATAGTACGACTCCTTTCGAGTCAGCCGAGAAAAATACTCGGCTTACCAATACCGGGGTTTTCTCGCGGTAGCAGGGCTGACATGACAATAATCGATCCGGAGTATGAGTGGGTCGTTGATCCTGAGAAGTTCAAGTCAAAGAGCAGGAACACCGGATTTAAAGGCTGGCACTTCAAAGGCAGCGCCGTCGGCATCATAAACGGCGACAAGTTTTATCTCTCAGACAGGTTGACGTAG
- the aat gene encoding leucyl/phenylalanyl-tRNA--protein transferase: protein MIPSSVLIKAYSTGYFPMGEEGNVISWHSPDPRTIIPLDKYNIPRSTKQIIRTNQFEIRIDSAFETVIRSCARRSETWITDEIIESYLELRRLGLAHSVESVDSSGVVGGLYGVALGSAFFGESMFSLKTGGSKVALAFLIKHLVERGFTLLDVQYTTPHLRTFGSVEIPRKEYLGLLSSAMRHVAKFVD, encoded by the coding sequence ATGATCCCTTCTTCTGTCCTCATCAAGGCTTATTCTACGGGCTACTTTCCGATGGGCGAGGAGGGCAATGTCATATCCTGGCACTCACCCGATCCAAGGACTATCATTCCGTTGGATAAGTACAACATTCCTCGATCCACAAAACAGATCATCCGAACGAATCAATTCGAGATAAGAATCGACTCAGCGTTTGAGACTGTCATCAGAAGCTGTGCAAGGAGAAGTGAAACCTGGATCACTGACGAGATCATTGAAAGCTACCTTGAGCTGCGACGACTTGGTCTCGCACACAGTGTTGAAAGCGTTGACTCATCTGGAGTCGTAGGCGGACTGTACGGTGTCGCACTTGGCTCTGCTTTCTTCGGCGAATCGATGTTTAGCCTAAAGACCGGCGGCTCGAAAGTGGCTCTCGCCTTCCTCATCAAACATCTTGTAGAAAGAGGATTCACTCTGCTTGACGTCCAGTATACCACACCCCATTTGCGTACTTTCGGTTCAGTTGAGATACCAAGGAAAGAGTATCTGGGCCTTCTTAGTAGTGCGATGAGACATGTGGCTAAATTTGTTGACTGA
- a CDS encoding Nif3-like dinuclear metal center hexameric protein: MNLRDVIKTISEKFPIELVSENDNVGLICGDYEDECSKMTVAYELNDRTLKEAGDLGSNLVVTYHTPIFKPVRNLTSSRENFNPVLRAARMSINVFTIHTALDVMHGGINWDFAERFGFKDTKFLSPLRSTLYKLVVFVPASHLESVRKAISLSGGGRIGDYSECSFDVAGNGTFIPGSASNPFVGTRGKRESVEEERVEVVVEKQFLGRVIKGMVDAHPYEEVAYDVYPLVNESPNYGYGIVGNLEHPMDVNLFLGTVKRILSQPFVRVSHMSETEVTRVAFCAGSGMGFYGDAVGEGADIFVTGDVRHHDFRTARSGKMVLVDASHSGTERYAPALIQKALKELFTDKVDVTLARSQEDNAVIV, translated from the coding sequence ATGAACCTGCGCGACGTCATTAAAACGATTAGTGAAAAGTTTCCGATAGAGTTGGTCAGCGAGAATGACAATGTTGGACTGATATGTGGGGATTATGAAGATGAATGCAGCAAGATGACGGTAGCGTACGAGCTGAATGACAGAACACTCAAGGAGGCCGGGGACCTTGGTTCCAACCTCGTGGTTACCTACCACACACCGATTTTCAAGCCTGTCAGGAATCTAACATCATCGCGAGAGAACTTTAATCCGGTTCTTCGAGCGGCTCGGATGAGTATCAATGTCTTCACAATCCACACTGCACTCGATGTGATGCACGGCGGCATCAATTGGGACTTTGCGGAAAGATTTGGATTCAAAGACACCAAATTTCTTTCTCCGTTGAGGTCGACGCTATACAAACTTGTCGTTTTCGTTCCAGCTTCCCATCTGGAAAGCGTTCGTAAAGCGATTTCGTTGAGCGGTGGCGGTAGAATTGGTGACTATTCTGAGTGCTCGTTCGACGTGGCGGGTAATGGAACATTTATTCCTGGTTCAGCTTCTAATCCGTTTGTCGGCACGCGCGGCAAGAGAGAAAGTGTTGAAGAGGAGCGCGTCGAGGTGGTTGTTGAGAAGCAATTCCTTGGACGCGTGATAAAAGGGATGGTGGACGCACATCCGTACGAAGAAGTCGCGTACGATGTGTATCCGCTTGTCAACGAATCGCCAAATTACGGCTACGGCATCGTGGGCAATCTCGAGCACCCTATGGATGTGAATTTGTTCCTGGGGACGGTGAAACGAATCTTATCGCAACCCTTTGTAAGGGTCTCGCATATGAGTGAGACTGAAGTTACGAGAGTTGCGTTTTGTGCCGGCTCCGGTATGGGATTCTATGGCGACGCGGTAGGAGAAGGCGCCGACATATTTGTTACCGGTGATGTCAGGCACCACGATTTTCGGACTGCGCGGTCAGGCAAGATGGTCCTTGTCGACGCCTCTCATTCAGGTACCGAGAGATACGCGCCTGCATTAATTCAAAAGGCCTTAAAGGAGTTGTTTACAGATAAAGTCGATGTAACGCTGGCACGGAGCCAGGAAGATAACGCTGTAATTGTATAA
- a CDS encoding C4-type zinc ribbon domain-containing protein, whose amino-acid sequence MVVKDKLKTLYQLQQVDLKLDGLLEERGDLPAEVDELDRKISTLTSQIKENEDYLKKAVVRKKEIDKELDEVRKRIDRYTDMRIKVKTNREYDALSKQIDNAKEKLQGLHKELEEIQSKETTSARDVEKLKQEFDEEDKVYSSKKVELEELVSLTHDEEKKYVKEREKFFQKIDKQTISRYEIIRKATKGKAIVPVVRRNACGGCYNVLPPQRLLDLRQMEKIFICDHCGRILVPNEIVEETARDV is encoded by the coding sequence GTGGTAGTCAAGGATAAGCTGAAGACACTCTACCAACTTCAACAGGTTGACCTCAAGCTTGATGGGTTGCTCGAAGAACGAGGGGACCTGCCCGCCGAGGTTGACGAGCTCGACAGAAAGATCTCGACGTTGACGAGTCAGATCAAGGAAAATGAAGATTATCTTAAGAAGGCCGTTGTCAGAAAAAAGGAAATTGACAAAGAACTTGACGAGGTGAGGAAGAGGATTGATAGATACACCGATATGCGGATAAAGGTCAAGACGAACCGCGAATACGATGCTCTGAGCAAGCAGATCGACAACGCGAAAGAGAAGTTGCAGGGCCTTCATAAGGAGTTGGAGGAAATTCAGTCGAAGGAAACCACGTCCGCCCGTGACGTGGAGAAATTGAAACAGGAATTTGATGAAGAGGACAAAGTATACTCGTCAAAAAAAGTAGAGCTCGAAGAGCTCGTGTCATTGACTCACGACGAAGAAAAGAAGTACGTGAAGGAAAGGGAAAAGTTCTTTCAAAAGATAGACAAGCAGACGATCTCCAGGTACGAAATAATAAGGAAGGCCACAAAGGGAAAAGCCATCGTCCCGGTCGTGCGCCGTAACGCATGCGGTGGGTGCTACAATGTTCTGCCTCCGCAGAGGCTCCTCGATTTGCGGCAAATGGAGAAGATTTTTATTTGCGACCACTGCGGCCGGATACTGGTTCCTAACGAGATAGTCGAGGAAACGGCGCGCGATGTATGA
- a CDS encoding ribonuclease HI family protein, translating to MKLTANIDGASFGNPGKSGIGVVIRDHAGKVLVEHHEHLGEGTNNRAEYFALLRCIEMAEKFEADELEIRSDSQLVVSQMNGLYKIKNRDLKTLAIKIREKIRNSRLKIRLTHIPRELNKDADKLAKKGAGLDVQE from the coding sequence ATGAAGCTGACCGCAAATATTGACGGAGCGTCGTTCGGTAATCCCGGCAAAAGCGGAATCGGCGTTGTAATTCGGGATCACGCGGGGAAAGTCCTTGTAGAGCATCACGAGCATCTTGGAGAAGGGACGAATAACCGCGCGGAGTATTTTGCGCTCCTGCGTTGCATCGAGATGGCCGAGAAATTTGAAGCCGACGAGTTGGAGATCAGATCGGACAGCCAGCTTGTTGTGTCACAGATGAACGGTCTCTACAAAATTAAGAACCGGGACCTTAAAACGCTGGCAATCAAAATCAGAGAAAAGATCAGGAATTCCAGATTGAAAATAAGATTGACTCATATTCCGAGAGAATTAAACAAAGACGCGGACAAATTGGCGAAGAAAGGTGCCGGACTCGATGTTCAAGAGTGA
- the recJ gene encoding single-stranded-DNA-specific exonuclease RecJ: MNYNWKLLGQSDPAAISVLAKVLEVKPIVAQLLLQRGLDTPEKARMFFSSSLKDQHDSFLIDGMEKAVQRVLNALERNEKILIYGDYDVDGTTGAALLYMFFTKLGADADYYIPDRIKEGYGVSSVGIDFAVANGFSLLITVDCGVAASKEIAFASSKGIDTIVCDHHEVESTPQALAVLDPIKPGCNYPFKYLSGCGVAYKFAKAVSTKLGKSELPDEYLDLVAIAAAADVVPLVGENRIFVQAGFEGIARHPRAGIKALFQSSRVDHSKLTTGQVSFNIAPRINAVGRLGDAKRAVELLITDNEEVAAEFAQVLESENSHRRIIDEKTFEEANELALMLMAGSDRNSLVLHKSTWHPGVLGIVASRIVETYYKPTVMLTSIDQEIRGSARSVVGYDMFAALKECSGLLLQFGGHKFAAGLAMAPENVEKFTSLFEEVVSRTITEEMKTPVISIDADLNLNDVDGSFMRALKLFEPFGPHNSKPVFRTSNVYLSDARIVGNSHLRMKLKSDGTTFDAIRFRNGTNTLKPGTRLDVVYSVDENHYAGDVYYQLQLKDYKKSE; encoded by the coding sequence ATGAATTATAACTGGAAACTCCTGGGGCAATCGGACCCGGCAGCGATCTCGGTCCTCGCGAAAGTGTTGGAGGTAAAACCCATCGTAGCCCAGCTCCTCTTGCAGCGCGGCCTCGACACTCCCGAAAAGGCGAGGATGTTCTTCTCTTCTTCATTGAAGGACCAGCATGATTCGTTTCTGATCGACGGAATGGAAAAGGCTGTCCAGCGGGTACTGAACGCGCTTGAACGCAACGAGAAGATACTGATATACGGAGACTACGATGTGGACGGCACCACCGGCGCCGCGCTGCTGTACATGTTCTTCACGAAACTCGGAGCCGATGCGGATTATTACATACCTGATCGGATCAAGGAAGGATATGGAGTAAGCTCCGTAGGAATTGATTTCGCTGTCGCGAACGGTTTCAGCCTCCTCATAACCGTCGACTGTGGAGTAGCTGCGTCGAAGGAAATCGCTTTTGCTTCGTCGAAGGGGATCGACACGATTGTCTGCGACCATCATGAAGTGGAGTCGACACCTCAGGCCCTTGCTGTGCTGGATCCTATCAAGCCCGGATGCAATTATCCGTTCAAGTATCTTTCCGGATGCGGGGTAGCTTACAAGTTTGCCAAAGCTGTTTCAACGAAGCTGGGAAAGAGTGAACTGCCGGATGAGTACCTCGACCTTGTGGCGATAGCCGCGGCGGCAGATGTCGTTCCTCTCGTTGGTGAAAATCGGATATTCGTTCAAGCGGGATTCGAGGGGATCGCCCGCCATCCTCGGGCCGGCATTAAGGCGCTGTTCCAGAGTTCGCGCGTCGATCATAGTAAGCTCACGACTGGCCAGGTTTCTTTCAACATCGCGCCAAGAATAAACGCCGTGGGTAGACTGGGAGATGCCAAGCGGGCAGTTGAGCTTTTAATCACGGATAACGAAGAGGTAGCCGCCGAGTTTGCTCAGGTCCTTGAAAGCGAAAACTCCCACAGGCGCATCATAGACGAGAAGACTTTTGAAGAAGCGAATGAACTTGCGCTCATGCTGATGGCAGGGAGTGACAGGAATTCACTTGTGCTGCACAAGAGCACGTGGCATCCCGGTGTGTTGGGAATTGTCGCATCGAGAATTGTGGAGACATATTACAAGCCCACCGTGATGTTGACTTCAATCGATCAAGAGATCAGGGGAAGCGCGAGGAGCGTGGTCGGTTACGACATGTTTGCGGCACTAAAGGAGTGTTCGGGACTCCTCCTTCAGTTTGGCGGACACAAGTTCGCTGCGGGCCTTGCGATGGCGCCCGAAAATGTTGAAAAGTTCACATCATTGTTCGAGGAGGTGGTGTCGAGAACAATCACTGAGGAGATGAAGACCCCCGTGATTTCCATCGACGCTGATCTCAATCTTAACGATGTCGACGGCAGTTTCATGCGGGCGCTCAAGCTTTTCGAGCCGTTCGGCCCTCACAACTCTAAGCCCGTGTTTCGGACCTCCAACGTGTATCTCAGCGATGCGCGTATAGTCGGGAATTCTCATCTCCGCATGAAGTTGAAATCTGACGGCACGACGTTCGACGCGATAAGGTTCAGAAATGGCACTAACACTCTCAAGCCGGGCACCAGACTCGATGTCGTGTATTCGGTGGATGAAAATCACTATGCGGGCGACGTATATTATCAGTTGCAACTCAAGGATTATAAGAAGTCGGAATAA